CAGTGGAGGCAGCCGTGCACGTCTCACTGCATGCAAAATTTACCGGCGGTAATCCGTCCGAATCGACATCTGCGCCCGTCACACCCGCCTGACCTGCGCTTCTGTCTCAACTGTGGTCAGTGGCAGGGCCGCTCATTCGTGCCTTCCCCTGCTCAAGGTCTTGACGGATAGGAACCCCAAAGGCTCATCTTAGAGTTCACATGTTGGAGATAGGGCGGGGTCTCGTTGCTGCGACCCCGCGCGGGGGGCGGCCGTCGTGCCGTCTGCCAAAGGCGGGAGTGGATGAGTCGATGGAGACTCCGGGGTCGCAGACATCTCTGCACCGGGCCAACCTTGAGCGGGTCGTTCGCGCGGTGCGGATGGCGGGCTCGCTCACTCAGGCGGAGATCGCCCGCTCCACCGGGCTCTCGGCAGCCACGGTCTCCAATATCGTCCGGGAGCTGAAGGACGGCGGAACCGTCGAGGTCACCCCGACCTCCGCAGGCGGCCGCAGGGCCCGAAGCGTCTCGCTGAGCGGCTCGGCCGGCATCGTCATCGGTGTCGATTTCGGGCATACGCACCTCAGGGTCGCGGTCGGCAACCTGGCCCACCAGGTGCTCGCCGAGGAGTCCGAGCCACTGGACGTGGACGCCTCCTCCGCGGAGGGCTTCGGACGGGCCGAGGAGCTGGTCAAGCGGCTGATCTCGGCGACCGGCATCGGCGCGGACAAGGTGATCGGCGTGGGGCTCGGTGTACCGGGCCCCATAGACGTCGAGTCGGGCACGCTCGGCTCCACCTCGATCCTGCCGGGCTGGACGGGCATCAACCCCGCCGAGGAGCTCTCCGCACGGCTCGGAGTGCCGGTGTACGTCGACAACGACGCCAACCTGGGCGCGCTCGGCGAGCTGGTGTGGGGGAGCGGCCGGGGGGTCAAGGACCTCGCGTACATCAAGGTCGCCAGCGGTGTGGGCGCAGGCCTCGTCATCGACGGGCAGATCTACCGTGGCCCGGGCGGCACGGCCGGCGAGATCGGCCACATCACGCTCGACGAGTCCGGCCCGGTCTGCCGCTGCGGCAACCGCGGCTGCCTGGAGACCTTCACCGCGGCCCGGTACGTGCTGCCCCTTCTCCAGTCCAGCCACGGCGTGGACCTGACCATGGAGCGGGTCGTACAGCTCGCCCGCGAGGGCGATCCGGGCTGCCGCAGGGTGGTCGCCGACGTGGGCCGCCACATCGGAAGCGGTGTCGCGAACCTGTGCAACCTCCTCAACCCCAGCAGGGTCGTCCTCGGGGGAGACCTCGCAGAGGCCGGTGAACTGGTCCTCGGGCCCATCCGTGAATCC
The sequence above is drawn from the Streptomyces sp. NBC_01465 genome and encodes:
- a CDS encoding ROK family transcriptional regulator, encoding METPGSQTSLHRANLERVVRAVRMAGSLTQAEIARSTGLSAATVSNIVRELKDGGTVEVTPTSAGGRRARSVSLSGSAGIVIGVDFGHTHLRVAVGNLAHQVLAEESEPLDVDASSAEGFGRAEELVKRLISATGIGADKVIGVGLGVPGPIDVESGTLGSTSILPGWTGINPAEELSARLGVPVYVDNDANLGALGELVWGSGRGVKDLAYIKVASGVGAGLVIDGQIYRGPGGTAGEIGHITLDESGPVCRCGNRGCLETFTAARYVLPLLQSSHGVDLTMERVVQLAREGDPGCRRVVADVGRHIGSGVANLCNLLNPSRVVLGGDLAEAGELVLGPIRESVGRYAIPSAARQLSVLPGALGGRAEVLGALALVLSEMGDSTLLDSSVPAGTPAFT